The following coding sequences lie in one Halorarum halophilum genomic window:
- a CDS encoding sugar phosphate isomerase/epimerase family protein, producing the protein MVKLAFSTNAYTRFDLPEAVRRIGRHGYDGVELLGDEPHAFFPWFGDDDLADVREALDETGLSVSNVNANTATGYYDDAPPSSFFDPTIVTGDEDDRVWRVEYTKRAIDLASAVGAPAVCVATGRPLPGTPPERAHEYLRESLDEILDYAESEGVDVGIEYEPELLVECTDEVLELIDDVGRDSLGVNLDVGHAAVYGEDPAEAVRRCAGHITGVHLEDIVGGRRGKHYHRIPGEGDLDFGAIFDALDDVGYDGFATLELYTYPDEPDRAAERSREVLERYVD; encoded by the coding sequence ATGGTTAAACTCGCCTTCTCGACGAACGCCTACACCCGATTCGACCTCCCGGAGGCCGTCCGGCGGATCGGACGCCACGGCTACGACGGCGTCGAACTGCTCGGCGACGAGCCACACGCGTTCTTCCCCTGGTTCGGCGACGACGACCTCGCGGACGTGCGCGAGGCGCTCGACGAGACGGGACTGTCGGTCTCGAACGTCAACGCGAACACGGCGACCGGCTACTACGACGACGCGCCGCCGTCGTCGTTCTTCGACCCCACCATCGTCACCGGGGACGAGGACGACCGGGTCTGGCGGGTCGAGTACACGAAGAGGGCCATCGACCTCGCGTCGGCAGTCGGGGCGCCGGCCGTCTGCGTCGCGACCGGTCGACCGTTGCCGGGCACCCCACCCGAGCGCGCCCACGAGTACCTGCGGGAGTCGCTCGACGAGATCCTCGACTACGCCGAGTCCGAGGGCGTCGACGTGGGCATCGAGTACGAACCCGAACTGCTGGTCGAGTGCACCGACGAGGTGCTGGAACTCATCGACGACGTCGGACGCGACTCGCTCGGCGTCAACCTCGACGTCGGCCACGCGGCGGTGTACGGCGAGGACCCCGCGGAGGCGGTCCGCCGGTGTGCCGGCCACATCACGGGCGTCCACCTCGAGGACATCGTCGGGGGGCGGCGGGGCAAACACTACCACCGCATCCCCGGGGAGGGTGACCTCGACTTCGGGGCGATATTCGACGCGCTCGACGACGTCGGCTACGACGGGTTCGCCACCCTCGAACTGTACACGTACCCGGACGAACCGGACCGGGCGGCCGAGCGGTCCCGCGAGGTCCTCGAACGGTACGTCGA
- a CDS encoding UbiA family prenyltransferase gives MTVPSEHHEVDADGNSRRPLAAYATLVRLPNLFTAPPDVLLGVALVVAAGHAVSVGTVAGLAAASVLLYGAGTTLNDYFDAPEDARERRERPIPSGDVSRPAAVVFGGSLLAGGVAVAAVAGGATAGLVAGGVALAVLLYDGAFKGSTLGFLTMGACRGLNVLLGTTAAVRPTELPSWTLAVPAIVLLYIAGVTSMAESETGDADRGAVSTGVAGVAVAVLGLVGLLFLRSPPLVDVALSGALLVGFVAWTGRALRAAYADPSPGTIGPAVGTCVLGLVVLDAAFAAIAGSAWALAVLAFLVPAVVLSGVFDVT, from the coding sequence ACGCCACGCTGGTTCGACTCCCCAACCTCTTCACCGCCCCGCCGGACGTCCTGCTCGGCGTCGCGCTCGTCGTCGCGGCCGGCCACGCCGTCTCGGTCGGGACCGTCGCCGGTCTGGCGGCCGCCTCGGTGCTGCTGTACGGCGCGGGGACGACGCTGAACGACTACTTCGACGCGCCGGAGGACGCCCGCGAGCGCCGGGAGCGACCAATCCCCTCCGGCGACGTCTCCCGACCGGCGGCGGTCGTGTTCGGCGGGAGCCTGCTGGCCGGCGGCGTCGCGGTCGCCGCGGTCGCCGGCGGCGCGACCGCCGGCCTCGTCGCCGGCGGTGTCGCCCTCGCCGTGCTGCTCTACGACGGCGCGTTCAAGGGGTCGACGCTCGGCTTCCTGACCATGGGCGCGTGCAGGGGGCTGAACGTCCTGCTGGGAACGACGGCGGCCGTCCGTCCGACGGAGCTTCCATCGTGGACGCTCGCCGTACCCGCGATCGTCCTCCTCTACATCGCCGGGGTCACGTCCATGGCCGAGAGCGAGACCGGCGACGCGGACCGGGGTGCGGTGTCGACTGGAGTGGCCGGGGTGGCCGTCGCCGTTCTCGGACTCGTCGGCCTCCTCTTCCTGCGCTCCCCCCCGCTGGTCGACGTCGCGCTCTCGGGAGCGCTTCTCGTCGGCTTCGTCGCGTGGACCGGCCGGGCGCTTCGGGCGGCGTACGCCGACCCGTCGCCGGGGACCATCGGACCCGCCGTCGGGACGTGCGTGCTGGGGCTGGTCGTGCTGGACGCGGCGTTCGCCGCGATCGCGGGATCTGCGTGGGCGCTCGCGGTGCTGGCGTTCCTCGTCCCGGCGGTCGTGCTCTCCGGCGTGTTCGACGTGACGTGA